A region from the Simiduia sp. 21SJ11W-1 genome encodes:
- a CDS encoding sulfurtransferase, with protein MTDPLISAQQLHTQLAESQPVILLDCRFNLADKRAGQKAYNEAHIPGAFYLDLNNDLSSPVQRHGGRHPLPDFNQLANTLASFGAKPDSHFVVYDDGMGAFACRAWWLLRHGGISQVSLLNGGWRAWQEHKFDTQSQTPSAPKPGHLTLSPGHMPVANQQEILEHQGAWQLVDSREHQRYLGQLEPIDPIAGHIPGAQNLPWQSAIGDNGEFKSPELLAQRWQQANLTPADDNTVVYCGSGVTACVNIFAQALCGQTARLYPGSWSDWCSYVDRDHSESSNRSARVATG; from the coding sequence ATGACAGACCCACTGATTTCAGCCCAACAACTTCACACCCAACTGGCGGAAAGCCAGCCCGTGATTTTACTGGACTGCCGCTTCAACCTTGCAGACAAGCGCGCAGGCCAAAAGGCATACAATGAGGCGCACATTCCCGGCGCCTTTTACCTGGACCTCAATAACGATCTCTCATCACCCGTGCAACGCCATGGCGGGCGCCACCCACTGCCCGACTTCAACCAGCTTGCCAATACACTGGCGAGTTTTGGCGCAAAGCCGGATTCACACTTTGTGGTGTATGACGATGGCATGGGCGCCTTTGCCTGCAGAGCCTGGTGGCTACTGCGTCACGGTGGCATCAGCCAGGTGAGCCTGCTCAACGGCGGTTGGCGCGCCTGGCAAGAGCACAAGTTCGATACCCAATCGCAAACGCCGAGCGCACCCAAACCCGGGCACCTCACCCTTTCCCCCGGCCACATGCCCGTAGCCAATCAGCAAGAAATTCTGGAACACCAGGGCGCCTGGCAACTGGTAGACAGCCGCGAACACCAACGCTACCTGGGCCAACTGGAACCTATAGACCCGATAGCAGGCCACATTCCGGGCGCCCAGAACCTGCCCTGGCAAAGTGCGATTGGCGATAACGGAGAATTCAAAAGCCCGGAACTGTTAGCGCAACGCTGGCAACAGGCGAACCTTACGCCCGCAGACGACAACACGGTGGTATATTGCGGCTCAGGCGTTACGGCGTGTGTAAACATTTTTGCACAGGCACTGTGCGGGCAAACTGCCCGGCTCTACCCCGGCAGCTGGAGCGACTGGTGCTCCTACGTAGACCGCGATCACAGCGAAAGCAGCAATCGCTCGGCGCGCGTGGCCACGGGTTGA
- a CDS encoding flagellar hook-length control protein FliK: MTTTTGPGAPNPQPAPTQSSKPLSLAPGTQVWALVASTTPLAGKPELEAAARQRLAQLANQLTTPKNQTPAASQVQADSRQPSLLSAPLYAIQAKVGQRLITLLANQPLSNGQAVLLRATARGFSLAEAGAKPPNPTFNGNPAGTGASEKTAFNSAHLSSTGAPTPLGAHGNLGYGNNATGTQPAQNQALNLLTQVLRQTLPHQTPISPVLAKLALQLLAAKAAATHPSAHSPLQPKPHTPGAGNANPAHTTGAAPNSQANNTLNQTLQQLVGKLLQLGSLPLPPDAKSLKQAIDRSGLFAEAKLHTAPHQAGTDVKLLLWQLAGLTSSKSQPQDLLSQLLQLLQQPAQPLTASAQQPNESLKTLAQLWLNKIVSQQAQSLTEEVRPGEWRANLEIPLRAEQQWLPLHLQLQKYWHNPQDPDQHAKHTAQGTKALPVWQVTLSVEIPTLGNLDARIRYVNERLHFSLWAEQPRTLKLLQAHSHSLGSALQTQGLAVQIIECHPGRLPQTPNTINSPLLDTHA; encoded by the coding sequence ATGACAACAACCACAGGCCCTGGCGCACCCAACCCGCAGCCTGCGCCCACACAGAGCAGCAAGCCCCTGAGCCTTGCCCCGGGCACACAGGTTTGGGCGCTGGTGGCAAGCACTACACCGCTGGCCGGCAAGCCCGAGCTTGAAGCCGCTGCCCGCCAAAGGCTCGCCCAGCTGGCCAACCAGTTAACAACACCTAAAAACCAAACACCTGCAGCAAGCCAAGTGCAGGCAGATAGCCGCCAGCCGTCGCTATTGAGCGCCCCGCTCTACGCCATTCAGGCAAAGGTTGGCCAGCGCCTCATCACCCTGCTGGCCAACCAGCCATTGAGCAACGGCCAAGCTGTATTACTACGCGCCACCGCCCGCGGATTCAGCCTGGCCGAGGCGGGCGCAAAACCGCCCAACCCAACATTTAACGGAAACCCTGCCGGCACCGGCGCAAGTGAAAAAACAGCATTCAATAGCGCACACTTATCATCCACAGGTGCACCTACGCCCCTGGGCGCACACGGCAACTTAGGCTACGGCAATAACGCAACCGGCACTCAGCCTGCGCAAAACCAGGCGTTGAACCTGCTCACCCAAGTGCTGCGCCAAACATTGCCGCACCAAACACCCATCAGCCCGGTGTTGGCAAAACTTGCGCTCCAGTTGCTCGCAGCCAAGGCAGCGGCCACGCACCCAAGCGCCCACAGCCCTTTGCAGCCAAAACCACACACACCCGGCGCCGGTAACGCCAACCCGGCCCACACAACAGGCGCTGCGCCAAACAGCCAAGCCAACAACACCCTCAATCAAACGCTGCAACAGCTGGTTGGCAAACTGTTACAGCTTGGCAGCCTGCCCCTGCCGCCCGATGCCAAAAGCCTCAAGCAGGCTATAGATCGCAGCGGCCTGTTTGCCGAAGCAAAATTACATACCGCACCCCACCAGGCCGGTACCGATGTGAAGCTGCTGCTGTGGCAGCTGGCAGGCCTCACCAGCAGCAAATCGCAACCGCAGGATTTACTCTCGCAACTTTTGCAGCTGTTGCAGCAACCGGCACAACCCTTGACGGCAAGCGCACAACAACCCAACGAAAGTTTAAAAACGCTGGCGCAACTGTGGCTCAACAAAATTGTCAGCCAGCAAGCCCAAAGCCTGACGGAAGAAGTGAGGCCCGGCGAATGGCGGGCAAACCTCGAGATCCCTCTGCGCGCCGAACAGCAGTGGCTGCCTTTACACTTGCAACTGCAAAAGTACTGGCACAACCCGCAAGACCCAGATCAACACGCCAAACACACAGCCCAAGGCACAAAAGCCCTGCCCGTTTGGCAGGTTACACTCAGCGTTGAAATTCCCACACTCGGCAATCTGGATGCGCGCATTCGCTATGTTAACGAACGGCTGCACTTCAGCCTTTGGGCCGAGCAGCCACGCACACTGAAACTGCTGCAGGCGCACAGCCACTCACTGGGCAGTGCATTACAAACACAGGGGCTTGCCGTACAAATAATTGAATGCCACCCAGGTCGGCTGCCGCAAACACCCAACACCATCAACAGCCCGCTACTCGACACCCATGCCTGA
- a CDS encoding EscU/YscU/HrcU family type III secretion system export apparatus switch protein, translating into MPELTEQHIQKAVALFYDGNHAPKVVAKGERALAEEIVALAQAHDVPLCDNSGLVELLMQLEINDEIPEALYIAVAHVLAFAYELQGKAPPASE; encoded by the coding sequence ATGCCTGAACTTACCGAACAACATATTCAAAAAGCCGTTGCGCTATTTTACGATGGCAACCACGCACCCAAAGTGGTGGCCAAAGGCGAACGCGCGCTGGCCGAAGAAATTGTGGCGCTCGCACAGGCCCACGATGTGCCCCTGTGCGATAACAGCGGGCTGGTAGAATTATTGATGCAACTGGAAATCAACGATGAAATTCCAGAGGCGCTCTATATTGCCGTTGCCCATGTATTGGCGTTTGCCTACGAACTTCAAGGTAAAGCACCCCCTGCGAGCGAATAA
- the gltA gene encoding citrate synthase — translation MAEKKAQLVVEGRDPIELPIHSGSTGPDVIDVSSLTANGYFTYDPGFMSTASCESKLTYIDGAKGVLLHGGYPIEQLADKSDYLETCYLLLNGELPNAEQKAEFVDTIMRHTMVHESITNFFRGFRYDAHPMAIMVGVVGALSSFYHDSLDINNPEHRLISAHRLIAKMPTLAAMCYKHHIGQPFMYPDNDLGYSENFLHMMFGTPCDDPDVNPVLARAMDKIFLLHADHEQNASTSTVRLAGSSGANPFACVAAGIATLWGPAHGGANEAVLEMLEEIGTVDNIDKYIAKAKDKSDPFRLMGFGHRVYKNFDPRAKVMKETCDEVLAELGLENDPLLAIAKRLEQIALEDEYFIEKKLYPNVDFYSGIIMKAIGIPTEMFTVIFATGRTVGWIAHWNEMISNPYKIGRPRQLYTGYNPRDFVPLDKR, via the coding sequence ATGGCTGAGAAGAAAGCACAACTGGTAGTAGAGGGGCGCGACCCCATAGAACTGCCGATACACTCCGGTTCAACCGGCCCGGACGTGATCGACGTCAGCAGCTTAACGGCCAACGGGTACTTCACCTATGATCCCGGCTTTATGTCTACGGCTTCTTGTGAGTCCAAGCTGACTTACATCGACGGCGCCAAAGGCGTGCTGTTGCATGGCGGCTACCCCATTGAGCAGCTGGCCGACAAGTCCGATTACCTGGAAACTTGCTACTTATTGCTTAACGGCGAGTTGCCCAATGCCGAGCAAAAGGCAGAGTTTGTGGATACCATCATGCGTCACACCATGGTGCATGAATCAATCACCAATTTCTTCCGTGGCTTCCGCTACGATGCGCACCCAATGGCCATCATGGTGGGTGTGGTTGGTGCCTTGTCGTCTTTTTACCACGACTCCCTGGACATCAATAACCCAGAGCACCGGTTGATTTCGGCGCACCGCCTGATTGCGAAAATGCCAACGCTTGCCGCCATGTGCTACAAGCATCACATCGGCCAGCCCTTCATGTACCCCGATAACGATCTGGGTTACTCGGAAAACTTCCTGCACATGATGTTCGGCACCCCCTGTGACGACCCCGATGTAAACCCGGTGCTGGCACGTGCGATGGATAAAATCTTCCTGCTGCATGCCGATCACGAGCAGAATGCGTCTACCTCTACCGTGCGTTTGGCAGGCTCCTCCGGCGCCAACCCCTTCGCGTGTGTGGCCGCCGGCATTGCAACCCTGTGGGGCCCTGCACACGGTGGTGCCAACGAAGCGGTTCTGGAAATGCTTGAGGAAATTGGCACTGTTGATAACATCGACAAGTACATTGCCAAAGCCAAAGACAAGAGTGACCCATTCCGTTTGATGGGCTTCGGTCACCGCGTTTACAAAAACTTTGACCCACGCGCCAAAGTAATGAAAGAAACCTGTGATGAAGTGTTGGCGGAATTGGGCCTGGAAAATGACCCACTGCTGGCCATTGCCAAGCGCCTTGAGCAGATTGCGCTGGAAGATGAGTACTTCATCGAGAAGAAACTCTACCCGAACGTGGATTTCTACTCCGGCATCATCATGAAGGCCATTGGCATTCCAACGGAAATGTTCACCGTGATCTTCGCCACCGGCCGCACCGTGGGCTGGATTGCACACTGGAACGAAATGATTTCCAACCCCTACAAGATTGGCCGTCCACGCCAGTTGTACACTGGTTACAATCCGCGCGACTTTGTGCCGCTAGACAAGCGCTAA
- a CDS encoding succinate dehydrogenase iron-sulfur subunit: MLKVEIYRYNPEADKAPHMQTYEVDTQGKDLMVLDVLEIIKSQDASLAYRRSCREGVCGSDGMNINGKNGLACIMPLSECVKNNKLVLRPLPGLPVIRDLVIDMTQFYDQYKKVQPYLQNDTPAPAIERLQSPEEREKLDGLYECILCACCSTSCPSFWWNPDKFIGPAGLLQAYRFLADSRDNATEDRLAKLDDPFSVFRCHGIQNCVAVCPKGLNPTRAIGHIRNMLLQRAV; this comes from the coding sequence ATGTTAAAAGTAGAAATTTATCGCTATAACCCTGAGGCAGACAAAGCCCCTCATATGCAAACCTATGAGGTGGATACCCAGGGTAAAGACCTGATGGTGCTCGACGTATTGGAGATCATCAAATCTCAGGATGCGTCGCTTGCCTACCGCCGCTCATGCCGTGAAGGCGTTTGTGGCTCAGACGGCATGAACATCAACGGCAAAAACGGCTTGGCGTGTATCATGCCACTGTCTGAGTGCGTGAAAAACAACAAGCTGGTGCTGCGTCCGCTGCCGGGCCTGCCGGTTATTCGCGACCTGGTTATCGACATGACGCAATTCTACGACCAGTACAAAAAAGTACAGCCGTATTTGCAAAACGATACCCCGGCACCGGCTATTGAGCGTTTGCAGTCGCCCGAAGAGCGTGAAAAGCTCGACGGCCTCTACGAGTGCATTCTGTGTGCCTGTTGCTCAACCAGCTGCCCGTCTTTCTGGTGGAACCCCGACAAGTTTATCGGCCCGGCCGGTTTACTTCAGGCATACCGTTTCCTGGCAGACAGCCGCGACAACGCCACCGAAGACCGTTTGGCAAAACTGGATGACCCCTTCAGCGTATTCCGCTGCCACGGCATCCAAAACTGTGTTGCCGTGTGCCCGAAGGGTTTGAACCCGACGCGCGCCATCGGCCACATTCGCAATATGTTGTTACAAAGAGCTGTATAA
- the msrA gene encoding peptide-methionine (S)-S-oxide reductase MsrA: MGKMQMPTPEQALTGRAAPLEITGKHFVNGVSIKPPFPEGLQQAMFGLGCFWGAERRFWQQPGVYTTAVGYAGGYTPNPTYEEVCSGDTGHAEVVLVVFDPKVTSYDALLKVFWEVHDPTQGMQQGNDLGTQYRSVIYTYSDAQLARAKATFSAFQAGLKAAGKGEITTEIAAAPTFYYAEEYHQQYLAKNPAGYCGLAGTGVCLMPE; encoded by the coding sequence ATGGGCAAAATGCAAATGCCAACGCCTGAACAGGCGTTAACAGGGCGTGCAGCGCCCCTTGAGATTACGGGCAAGCATTTCGTGAATGGTGTGAGCATCAAGCCGCCATTTCCCGAGGGCTTGCAGCAGGCAATGTTTGGCCTGGGTTGCTTTTGGGGTGCAGAGCGTCGTTTTTGGCAGCAGCCGGGGGTGTACACAACGGCTGTGGGTTATGCCGGTGGCTATACGCCCAACCCCACCTACGAAGAGGTGTGCAGCGGTGATACCGGTCACGCCGAAGTGGTGTTGGTGGTTTTTGATCCGAAAGTCACAAGCTACGATGCACTTTTGAAGGTGTTTTGGGAGGTGCATGACCCCACTCAGGGCATGCAGCAGGGCAATGATTTGGGCACCCAGTATCGCTCGGTGATCTACACCTACAGTGACGCGCAATTAGCCCGCGCCAAGGCAACCTTCAGTGCTTTTCAGGCCGGCCTTAAGGCGGCGGGCAAGGGTGAAATTACCACTGAAATTGCAGCCGCCCCCACATTTTATTACGCCGAAGAGTATCACCAGCAGTACCTGGCCAAAAATCCCGCAGGTTACTGTGGCTTGGCGGGCACCGGTGTGTGTTTGATGCCCGAATAG
- the sdhC gene encoding succinate dehydrogenase, cytochrome b556 subunit — MNKNRPVNLDISTIQLPITAYVSILHRISGVALFAGVAVLLWMLEASLSSESSFEELKELTSSPLCKLILWATLAGLAYHMIAGIRHLIMDAGIGESLEGGQNGAKIALALAIITIAALGVWIW; from the coding sequence GTGAACAAAAACAGACCTGTTAATCTCGACATCTCCACTATTCAACTTCCCATCACTGCTTACGTCTCTATCCTTCACCGTATTTCTGGCGTCGCCCTGTTCGCAGGTGTGGCCGTATTGCTGTGGATGCTGGAAGCGAGCCTGAGTTCAGAGTCCAGCTTTGAAGAGCTTAAAGAGCTGACTTCAAGCCCTCTGTGCAAGTTGATCTTGTGGGCCACCCTGGCTGGCCTTGCGTATCACATGATTGCGGGCATTCGCCACCTGATCATGGATGCCGGTATAGGTGAAAGCCTGGAAGGCGGCCAGAACGGTGCCAAAATCGCACTGGCGCTCGCCATCATTACAATTGCAGCACTGGGGGTTTGGATATGGTAA
- the sdhA gene encoding succinate dehydrogenase flavoprotein subunit produces MSNMRTISFDGIVIGGGGAGMRAALQLAQSGYKTAVITKVFPTRSHTVSAQGGITCAIASSDPQDDWRWHMYDTVKGSDYIGDQDAIEYMCSVGPEAVFELEHMGLPFSRTEEGRIYQRPFGGQSKDFGKGGQAARTCAAADRTGHALLHTLYQNNVKNNTVFLNEWFAVDLVKNADGAVVGVIAINIEDGEVVYVKSKATVFATGGAGRIYASTTNAHINTGDGIGMALRAGFPVQDIEMWQFHPTGIAGAGVLVTEGCRGEGGYLINKNGERFMERYAPNAKDLASRDVVARSMVLEILAGNGCGEEGDHVFLKLDHLGEEVLESRLPGICELSRTFAHADPVKEPIPVVPTCHYMMGGIPTNVNGQVLTQIDGKDTVVEGFYACGEVACVSVHGANRLGGNSLLDLVVFGRASGLYIEKALREGIEHKAATDSDIERAMARLNKINTSESGESAPALRKELQTIMQNHFGVFRNGEFMKEGIKKLAELRPRIESVSITDKSNAFNTARIEALELQNLLEVAEATAITAEERKESRGAHAREDFQERDDANWLCHSMFFPLEKRVGKRDVNFTPKTMEAFEPKARTY; encoded by the coding sequence ATGTCTAATATGCGTACTATTTCATTCGACGGCATCGTCATCGGTGGCGGTGGCGCGGGCATGCGTGCAGCCCTGCAGCTGGCGCAATCTGGCTACAAAACAGCCGTAATTACCAAAGTATTCCCAACGCGCTCGCACACTGTATCCGCCCAGGGCGGCATCACCTGTGCCATCGCAAGCTCTGATCCACAAGACGATTGGCGCTGGCACATGTACGACACCGTTAAAGGTTCCGACTACATCGGTGACCAAGACGCCATCGAATACATGTGCTCCGTAGGCCCTGAGGCCGTATTCGAACTCGAGCACATGGGCCTGCCCTTCTCTCGTACCGAAGAAGGCCGCATTTACCAGCGTCCGTTCGGTGGCCAGTCTAAGGATTTCGGCAAGGGCGGCCAGGCGGCGCGCACCTGTGCGGCAGCAGACCGCACCGGTCACGCCCTGCTACACACCCTCTACCAGAACAACGTAAAGAACAACACTGTGTTCCTGAACGAATGGTTCGCGGTAGATCTGGTTAAAAACGCCGACGGCGCTGTGGTGGGCGTAATTGCCATCAACATCGAAGACGGTGAAGTGGTTTACGTTAAATCCAAAGCCACGGTATTTGCCACCGGCGGTGCCGGCCGTATCTACGCCTCTACCACCAACGCCCACATCAACACCGGCGATGGTATCGGCATGGCGCTGCGCGCGGGATTCCCGGTACAAGATATCGAAATGTGGCAATTCCACCCAACAGGTATTGCCGGTGCCGGTGTACTGGTAACCGAGGGTTGTCGTGGTGAAGGTGGCTACCTGATCAACAAAAACGGCGAACGCTTCATGGAGCGCTACGCGCCTAACGCCAAAGATCTGGCATCGCGGGACGTGGTTGCACGCTCCATGGTGCTCGAAATCCTGGCCGGCAACGGCTGCGGTGAAGAAGGCGATCACGTATTCCTGAAGCTCGATCACCTGGGTGAAGAAGTACTGGAAAGCCGCCTGCCTGGCATCTGCGAACTGTCGCGCACCTTCGCACACGCAGACCCGGTAAAAGAGCCGATTCCGGTTGTTCCTACCTGCCACTACATGATGGGCGGCATTCCCACCAACGTAAACGGCCAGGTGTTGACGCAAATTGACGGCAAAGACACAGTGGTTGAAGGCTTCTACGCCTGTGGTGAAGTGGCTTGTGTATCCGTGCACGGCGCCAACCGCTTGGGCGGCAACTCATTGCTTGACCTGGTGGTATTTGGTCGCGCATCTGGCCTGTACATTGAAAAGGCCCTGCGCGAAGGCATAGAGCACAAAGCCGCAACCGATAGCGATATCGAGCGCGCCATGGCTCGCCTGAACAAGATCAACACCTCCGAAAGCGGCGAATCGGCCCCTGCCCTGCGCAAGGAACTGCAGACCATTATGCAGAACCACTTTGGCGTATTCCGCAACGGCGAGTTCATGAAAGAAGGCATTAAAAAGCTGGCTGAGTTGCGCCCACGCATTGAAAGTGTGTCTATTACCGATAAGAGCAACGCCTTCAATACCGCCCGCATCGAAGCGCTTGAGCTGCAAAACCTGCTGGAAGTGGCCGAAGCCACAGCCATTACTGCAGAAGAGCGTAAAGAATCGCGCGGCGCTCACGCCCGTGAAGATTTCCAGGAACGCGACGATGCCAACTGGCTGTGCCACTCCATGTTCTTCCCTCTGGAAAAACGCGTAGGCAAGCGCGACGTGAACTTCACGCCGAAAACCATGGAAGCCTTCGAGCCTAAAGCTCGTACTTACTAA
- a CDS encoding 2-oxoglutarate dehydrogenase E1 component, which yields MQESMLELLRKSSHISDGNTAYVEDLYDTYLHDPNAVAEEWRRYFDQLPRVDGVMVQDTPHSVIREHFELLGKNRARPIAAPGSGGANIEHERKQVKVVQLISSYRFRGHQRAKLDPLGLMEREHIPDLELSFHGLTPADLDTVFQTGNLFMGKDEAPLREIIGVLESTYCGHIGPEIMHITNFAEKQWLQQRLESTRAKPAYNNDIKLNILERLTAAEGLERHLDSKYPGTKRFGLEGGESMIPLLDGLVKSAGAHGAKEIVLGMAHRGRLNTLVNVFGKKPSELFEEFEGKKLVTTSGDVKYHQGFSSNIMTPGGEVHIAMAFNPSHLEIVSPVVEGSVRARQDRRADPVGNKVVPIVIHGDAAFAGQGVVMETFQMSQTRAYKTGGTIHVVLNNQVGFTTSFREDARSTEYCTDVAKMIETPIFHVNADDPEAVMFVTLLAMDYRYEFKKDVVIDLVSYRRRGHNETDEPSATQPLMYKKIRSHKSSRTLYAEQLVKEGALSEAEAQAMTDNYRAALDRGEHVASGLVSEPDKSLFVDWSPYIGHDWTAEGDTRVEIKKLQQLAHKCCDIPDGVVVQRQVSKIYEDRKKMAGGALPINWGMAETLAYATILDDGIRVRLTGQDVGRGTFSHRHAVVHSQKDASRFIPLQNLKEDQPPFDIYDSLLSEEAVLAFEYGYATTTPNALVIWEAQFGDFANGAQVVIDQFITSGEHKWGRLCGLTMLLPHGYEGQGPEHSSARLERFMQLCAEHNIQVCIPTTPAQVFHMLRRQAVRPMRRPLVVMSPKWILRHKLATSTLEELANGHFHNVLADTTVNPKKVKRVVLCSGKVYYHLLEARMERGQEDVALVRLEQLYPFPEEELMAALKPYGKLTDFVWCQEEPMNQGAWYSSQHHMRRVIGNISSKAYLNFAGREASAAPAAGYMSTHLEEQNRFIDEALTIK from the coding sequence ATGCAAGAAAGCATGTTGGAGCTGCTCAGGAAGTCTTCCCATATTTCCGATGGGAACACGGCCTATGTAGAAGATCTTTACGATACCTATTTACACGATCCGAATGCCGTGGCGGAAGAGTGGCGACGCTACTTTGATCAGCTGCCGCGCGTAGACGGCGTGATGGTGCAAGATACACCGCACTCTGTTATTCGCGAACATTTTGAACTGCTCGGCAAAAACCGCGCGCGCCCTATTGCCGCACCCGGTTCTGGCGGAGCCAATATCGAGCACGAGCGCAAGCAGGTTAAAGTAGTTCAGCTGATCAGCTCCTACCGTTTCCGTGGCCACCAACGCGCCAAACTCGACCCGCTGGGCCTGATGGAACGCGAGCACATTCCCGATTTGGAGTTGAGCTTTCACGGCTTAACGCCAGCAGATCTCGACACAGTGTTCCAAACCGGCAACCTGTTCATGGGCAAAGACGAAGCCCCGCTGCGTGAAATTATCGGTGTGCTCGAAAGCACCTACTGCGGCCACATAGGCCCGGAAATCATGCACATCACCAACTTCGCAGAGAAGCAGTGGTTGCAGCAGCGCCTGGAATCTACCCGCGCCAAGCCCGCCTACAACAACGACATCAAACTCAACATTCTTGAGCGCCTCACCGCAGCCGAAGGCCTTGAACGCCACCTGGATTCAAAGTACCCGGGCACCAAGCGCTTTGGCCTTGAGGGTGGTGAATCCATGATTCCCCTGCTCGATGGTCTGGTGAAAAGTGCAGGAGCCCACGGCGCCAAGGAAATCGTGCTCGGCATGGCCCACCGCGGCCGCCTGAACACCCTGGTGAATGTATTCGGTAAAAAGCCCTCTGAGCTGTTTGAAGAATTCGAAGGCAAGAAGCTCGTCACCACCTCCGGTGACGTGAAATACCACCAGGGCTTTTCGTCCAACATCATGACCCCCGGCGGCGAAGTTCACATCGCCATGGCTTTTAACCCGTCGCACCTGGAAATTGTGTCGCCGGTGGTTGAAGGCTCTGTGCGCGCACGCCAGGATCGCCGTGCAGACCCGGTTGGCAATAAGGTGGTGCCCATTGTTATTCACGGCGACGCCGCCTTTGCCGGCCAGGGCGTGGTGATGGAAACCTTCCAGATGTCGCAAACCCGCGCCTACAAAACCGGCGGCACCATTCACGTGGTGCTCAACAACCAGGTGGGTTTCACAACCAGCTTCCGCGAAGATGCGCGCTCAACCGAGTACTGCACCGACGTAGCCAAGATGATCGAAACACCGATTTTCCACGTCAACGCCGACGATCCGGAAGCGGTTATGTTCGTCACACTCCTGGCCATGGACTACCGCTACGAATTCAAAAAAGACGTAGTGATAGACTTGGTGAGCTACCGTCGTCGCGGCCACAACGAAACCGACGAGCCCTCAGCCACCCAGCCGCTGATGTACAAAAAAATTCGCAGCCACAAATCCAGCCGCACCCTTTATGCCGAGCAACTGGTGAAAGAAGGTGCGCTGTCTGAGGCCGAAGCGCAAGCCATGACCGACAACTACCGCGCCGCACTCGACCGCGGCGAGCACGTAGCCAGCGGCCTGGTAAGCGAGCCCGATAAATCGCTGTTTGTAGACTGGTCACCCTACATTGGCCACGACTGGACCGCCGAGGGCGACACACGCGTTGAAATCAAAAAGCTGCAGCAACTCGCACACAAGTGCTGCGACATCCCGGACGGCGTTGTGGTGCAGCGGCAGGTTTCAAAAATCTACGAAGATCGCAAAAAGATGGCCGGCGGCGCCCTGCCCATCAACTGGGGCATGGCCGAAACCTTGGCCTACGCCACCATTCTTGATGACGGCATTCGCGTGCGCCTCACAGGTCAGGATGTGGGCCGTGGCACCTTCTCGCACCGCCACGCAGTGGTGCACAGCCAGAAAGATGCCAGCCGTTTCATTCCGCTGCAAAACCTGAAAGAAGACCAGCCCCCCTTCGATATCTACGATTCGTTGTTATCCGAAGAGGCGGTACTGGCGTTTGAATACGGCTATGCCACCACCACGCCTAACGCGTTGGTGATCTGGGAAGCGCAGTTCGGCGATTTTGCCAACGGCGCCCAGGTGGTGATAGACCAGTTCATTACCTCTGGCGAACACAAGTGGGGCCGTTTATGTGGCCTGACCATGTTGTTGCCACACGGCTACGAAGGCCAGGGGCCAGAGCACTCCAGTGCCCGCCTTGAACGCTTCATGCAGTTGTGTGCTGAACACAATATCCAGGTGTGTATTCCTACAACGCCGGCGCAGGTGTTCCACATGTTGCGCCGCCAGGCAGTGCGCCCCATGCGCCGTCCATTGGTGGTGATGAGCCCCAAGTGGATTTTGCGCCACAAGCTTGCCACCTCAACGCTGGAAGAACTGGCCAACGGCCACTTCCACAATGTGTTGGCCGATACCACCGTAAACCCCAAGAAGGTCAAACGCGTGGTGCTGTGCTCCGGCAAGGTTTACTACCACCTGCTGGAAGCGCGCATGGAACGTGGCCAGGAAGATGTCGCCCTGGTGCGTCTGGAGCAGCTCTACCCCTTCCCGGAAGAAGAGCTGATGGCCGCCCTGAAGCCCTACGGAAAACTTACCGATTTCGTATGGTGTCAGGAAGAGCCCATGAACCAGGGTGCCTGGTACTCCAGCCAGCACCACATGCGCCGCGTGATTGGCAACATTTCTAGCAAGGCATACCTCAACTTTGCTGGCCGCGAAGCATCAGCAGCGCCAGCCGCGGGCTATATGTCTACGCACCTGGAAGAACAAAACCGTTTCATCGACGAAGCACTGACCATCAAGTAG
- the sdhD gene encoding succinate dehydrogenase, hydrophobic membrane anchor protein yields MVTAVTSFGRSGLYDWLVQRVSAVVMAAYTFFIVGFIFTTPDLTFDVWQGLFNQLWVRIFTLATLLSIAAHAWIGLWAVLTDYLTNRLMGAKATALRLFAQIVLGAVTLTYVVWGVEILWGA; encoded by the coding sequence ATGGTAACTGCCGTAACAAGTTTTGGCCGTAGCGGCCTGTACGACTGGCTGGTCCAGCGCGTGAGCGCGGTGGTCATGGCTGCCTATACCTTCTTTATTGTAGGTTTTATTTTCACCACGCCCGATCTCACCTTTGATGTCTGGCAAGGTCTGTTCAATCAGCTGTGGGTACGCATCTTCACGCTGGCTACCCTGCTGTCTATTGCCGCACACGCCTGGATTGGCCTGTGGGCCGTATTGACCGACTACCTCACCAACCGCCTGATGGGCGCCAAGGCCACTGCGTTGCGCCTGTTTGCCCAGATTGTACTGGGCGCGGTAACCCTGACCTACGTGGTCTGGGGTGTTGAAATTCTGTGGGGAGCTTAA